One Phycisphaerae bacterium RAS2 DNA window includes the following coding sequences:
- the sigW_9 gene encoding ECF RNA polymerase sigma factor SigW, whose amino-acid sequence MTVGLNDDDHALIVAAQQGSRSALDALIRRHDRWVRHVVYRALGNTSAVEDVAQQVWTTVWQQIGTLVDPSAWRAWLYRTARNAAIDAGQKSSRERRRRAPVDEQALPDRSESPTLRLVRNEEHSRMLAAINGLPAIYREPFVLKHLEDWSYAQIGEALGLPVDTVETRLVRARRLLRSALNGVGNQ is encoded by the coding sequence ATGACGGTGGGTTTGAACGACGACGACCATGCGTTGATCGTCGCGGCACAGCAGGGTTCGCGCTCGGCGCTGGACGCGCTGATTCGCCGTCATGACCGCTGGGTTCGCCATGTTGTGTATCGCGCGCTGGGCAACACGTCAGCCGTCGAAGACGTGGCCCAGCAGGTGTGGACGACGGTCTGGCAGCAGATCGGGACGCTGGTCGATCCGTCCGCCTGGCGCGCGTGGCTATATCGTACCGCGCGAAACGCCGCGATCGACGCCGGGCAGAAATCCTCGCGAGAGCGACGGCGGCGCGCTCCGGTCGACGAGCAGGCGCTGCCGGACCGCAGCGAGTCTCCGACGCTGCGACTCGTGCGAAACGAAGAACACAGCCGAATGCTGGCGGCGATCAACGGGTTGCCGGCGATTTATCGCGAGCCGTTTGTGCTGAAGCATCTGGAAGATTGGTCGTACGCGCAGATCGGCGAGGCTCTGGGTCTGCCGGTCGATACGGTGGAGACACGGCTGGTACGGGCGAGGCGGCTGTTGCGCTCGGCCCTGAATGGCGTGGGGAATCAGTGA
- a CDS encoding Ferritin-like domain protein → MSNHDIIEKLQLAYTKEMETVLNYVANSIHLDGVRAEKIKEALKADITEELNHGTLLGNRIKTIGGKIPGSLELKFKQSYMQPPADTTDVVSVIKGVIQAENDACNLYLEIIKLCEGRDYVTQDLAITIMGDEEEHRRSFEGFLREYAKGSVRETASSQ, encoded by the coding sequence ATGTCCAACCACGACATCATTGAGAAGCTGCAACTGGCCTACACCAAGGAGATGGAGACCGTCCTGAACTATGTCGCCAACAGCATCCACCTCGACGGCGTCCGCGCCGAGAAAATCAAGGAAGCACTGAAAGCCGACATCACCGAGGAGCTGAACCACGGCACGCTGCTGGGCAACCGAATCAAGACCATCGGCGGAAAAATCCCCGGCTCGCTTGAATTGAAGTTCAAGCAGTCGTACATGCAGCCGCCGGCCGACACGACGGATGTCGTCAGCGTGATCAAGGGCGTGATCCAGGCGGAGAACGACGCCTGTAACCTGTACCTTGAAATCATCAAACTCTGCGAGGGGCGCGACTACGTCACACAGGACCTGGCGATTACCATCATGGGTGACGAAGAGGAACACCGCCGGTCGTTTGAAGGCTTCCTGCGCGAGTACGCAAAGGGATCTGTCCGGGAGACGGCCTCAAGCCAGTGA
- a CDS encoding Decaprenyl-phosphate phosphoribosyltransferase has product MIRKIGAAVKLMRPAQWIKNVFVFGALVFGPRRDDPQAILVACAAFGIFCLLAASVYALNDLLDRREDALHPTKRFRPIASGALSPVEAGLFAIVLAAGGVAAALQLPRGFALTACTYVALNLFYSLWAKHFVLLDVILIAIGFVLRALAGAQAIDVEVSAWLVVCTFTLCLFLGFGKRRCELAVMSTGDAHAHRKSLVGYTPELLAHLLSVTGGIAVVTFLLYTLDPNTPSPKSLVFTTPLVFYAIFRYASVIEQGHRTGPTDVLINDRPFLVTAILWTVMTLGLIALGPAAEQYLPRLRYPGMPPATQPVHGDRPSG; this is encoded by the coding sequence TTGATTAGAAAGATCGGAGCCGCCGTAAAACTGATGCGGCCGGCCCAGTGGATCAAGAACGTATTCGTATTCGGCGCGCTGGTGTTCGGGCCGCGCCGGGACGATCCACAGGCCATTCTCGTGGCCTGTGCCGCTTTCGGAATTTTCTGTCTGCTTGCCGCGTCGGTGTATGCCCTGAACGACCTCCTGGATCGGCGCGAGGACGCGCTGCACCCAACCAAACGCTTTCGCCCGATCGCCAGCGGCGCGTTGTCGCCGGTGGAAGCCGGACTGTTCGCGATTGTTCTCGCGGCCGGCGGAGTTGCGGCAGCGCTGCAATTGCCCCGCGGCTTCGCGCTTACAGCCTGCACCTACGTCGCGCTCAATCTTTTTTATTCACTCTGGGCCAAGCACTTCGTATTGCTCGACGTGATTCTGATCGCCATCGGTTTCGTGCTGCGGGCGCTGGCCGGGGCGCAGGCGATTGATGTGGAAGTCTCGGCGTGGCTCGTGGTCTGTACTTTTACACTTTGTCTATTTCTCGGCTTCGGCAAGCGGCGCTGCGAATTGGCCGTCATGAGCACGGGCGATGCGCACGCCCATCGAAAGTCGCTCGTTGGTTACACACCCGAACTGCTGGCACACCTGCTCTCGGTCACTGGCGGCATTGCCGTCGTGACGTTCCTGCTTTATACCCTCGATCCCAACACGCCTTCGCCCAAGTCGCTCGTCTTCACCACGCCGCTCGTCTTCTACGCCATCTTTCGTTATGCATCGGTCATCGAACAAGGCCATCGCACCGGGCCGACCGATGTCCTGATCAACGATCGCCCGTTTCTTGTCACCGCCATTCTCTGGACGGTCATGACGCTTGGATTGATCGCCCTGGGACCGGCGGCCGAGCAATACCTGCCGCGCCTGCGATATCCTGGCATGCCCCCGGCGACCCAACCCGTGCATGGTGACCGGCCATCCGGCTGA